gctcatgtttctgaaaattttggtatcaaaatctcattttcgcaaaaATTGGAGTTACgcctttgtgtcactgacccctcgatTTGATCATATTTTTTACTGAATTATTCAAAAAAGTGCTCATTGTTGATAGTCAAATCAAGTCAAAAGGTGAACACATATCCCCTAAGAGTGAATGACCCCCTCATTTTCCACTGAGGTTGGATAACAACCTATTAATGTCTTCTCAGTCTGGCAgttgcagtaggcctatgatatgtttacttttgacaagtcagtgacgtcaacgcgttgagatCGCGCGTGAGTATATGCGTCATCTTTAACGCGTGCGTATTACAGGCCATTATACAGATAGTTTGTCTGGGATTATACAAGTGATTTGATCGAACGCTCGCGATTCCAATCTGCGCCCAATTGGaatacgcactgacgtcactgaaTAGAGAGAGTAAAATACATACTAAACACAtcaaagaaataagtcccctctgaacatgtcgtcataacattgtaaggtttcgttttgtaccaaaaaaactaactttgaaataattacatgactgtttactaagtgctgtgtgaaaatgagagatttccatgacttcagggctgaatgagcctattgaaggcaaaaactgcccttttcaaaagtcacaatgtaggcctatgcttgtcacaaaagttgattcatggcttgttactaatggaaaaccccatgtgtttgagtgcagtttaaaatccaagtgaacatttactgtaatgtgtatcgattcttgatcattcagccatgcaaatccccttggtgccgagttcagcacagtgagttgtaagatggccagttccattccttgtcccaatacgccttgcagttaacaagcatataggcctactttctgacttttggaaagggcagtttttgtcttcaatttgggttcatttaGCCATGAAGTCATGaatatctttcattttcacaaaacacttaataaacaatcatataattatttctaagtatgTTTTATTGGtgcaaagttttactttacaatgttatgacgaaattttcagagggggacttatttcttttgatgtgtttatatggAATCTTTCTATCAGTCGTCGTGATTACTTTATACAGATACCAGATTACTATAAAACGTACTTATAATAGGCTAGGGCCCTAGCATATGAAATGCCCGTGCGATTCGCCAATCCCGATTGGCGACAACGGGTATAAAAAGGACCGTTTAGAGTTATCCGGGATTCGCCCGTATGCATGTATGCGGTGATTACGTCGATTTGTTATGAAAGAACATGTCATCCAAATTGAACACGTGTGTAatttaaatattatgaaaatacTAAGATAGAatgatatattatattttttattattataatagtaCTACGATTCTGATAATGTATTTTCAGATTATAATGTATTGTGTGTTGTATATAGGCGATCAAACATATCCAGTTGATAGTGGAAAGATGCGTTCACTAGATGagtaaaactgtatcaaaatgcaGTAACTAATGTTCATTGTATCTGATCCAATTATGGACTTACTTGTGAAAGTTTTAACAACCACTGTTGCATTTGTCAATACTGGATGAGGAAGTTCAatcatgtatcaaaatgatttggtacccatcagtttccactCCTCAGTTAGGTTTATACTCTTAAAACATTTGAACTAAATGTTTGACAGATATTCTGCTATTGGCAAGGGGCATGCTTGATGTGCTCATAATATGGAAAAGTTAAGGCCAGAATTGACCAGTAGTAACAGGTAGGCCTATCTGTATGAATACTCCGTGCCCCAGGAACGTGGCTCGACCCATACACCCATTGGCTTGAAGCTTGTGCTATTGGCTGGTTAAAACCAGCGCCAAAATAAGATGGAAATAATATGACCAATGATTTTGGCTTTTTCAAAAGTATTTCTGGTTCGATTTGATAAGGCACTGTCCATGTAATAAGTATTATTAAGGTCAATGCATAACACTACACATTTTGATTATTTCAAGTGGGTTTCGATGTTGCacggaagaagcaggcttttcaataaacatgataaacatcacAATTGATAGGTAGAAATAAATTTGAAACAGTTACATTGAAGGCTATTCCAAACACTCCCTTGgaatccatacactcctatggagacatgaccttaatctctcacatctGTCGAATGgagacacccattcaggtacactgaaaaaaaaaccccaatttggtgtcattttcacACCAAAACTAGTGTCAAACAATGGGTCCCCGGGTGGCCACCCAAAGGTGTCAAATATACTCTATTGTGGGTATAAGAACATGGGTGTCATGGCCATTTTGACACCTAAGGTGGCCACCTGAGGACccatttaccaaaaaggtcatcACACCCAAAATGGGGTGTAAAATTAACTCTCTATGGTGTGGTGTCATTGAGATCAATTTACACCATAATTGGGGTGTATTTATTTGCTAGATTGTAGCttttttgataataataataatcatgaagacatccattgcatcatatcattattttgttttacacactATTCATTGTAAGCTTACCAGATCGATCATAACTAGTGAGTAAGCTTACCTATCCAACAGCCAAAGATCTCTGACAATGAAATTGTAATTTACTTCTTCATTTAGTTGGTGCAATATTAATTAATCAAAGCTTACATTGCGCTtatgttataattgaagaccgaattaaaaagactagtttgcgtctgacgtcagtgcaAAGGCCGGTATGATTGGTTGTTAagctgcgcagtacggcatttttggtctggttgacaggacgtcatacgcaaactagtctttttaattcggtcttctcaattatatcatgattattacCATATGTCTGGAAATGTAGCAGTTTGGTATACTTACGGGCTCGATAGCATTGACAGCATGGTGACGAGATTGGAGAGAAACTTCTATGTGTgccaacactaggatccacaacatgctcatctatcagggcacagttctttaaccccaaaacatttgtccactcattgaatgacctttaaaagtttgagtacataaactcatactctgcaacttgaggtcatatttagcactcttgattgtttaattgaggttattgaactatgccattgggatgaggccattatgtTAATATGTTGCCAAACGCTCGAACTGGTGTCAGAATGCTTTGACACCTCGAAAACTGCGCTTTTCCCGCCACATTTTGACACCCAAGgagtcattttattttattttacacttATTTTACACCGGTTTTGGTGTAAAATCACTAAATGATCACTGAAAGGTGTCGGACAGACACCTATGGTGTTACCGTAAATGAATGTACAACATCATTGCCGATACACCAGGTTTAAAGCCAAAACAACACATTAACAGTTTCATTTACAGTTGACTCCTAGAAGGTGTTACTGTGACACCATTTTTTAGCTCATTTGCTCGCAAATGTAGCTATAGGTGTAGTCcatatttctgtatgttttttactttctcttgctacatcgtttgaccaATGGAGCTGCTAATTTGAGGAGcaatctttgcatgatcgttcatgattgttacttaattagctaggaaaattcggacggaaagtgtgatttttggagcattttcttacgaaaATTTTTACCAGATTTCATAGAAAAGTCTCCTttacagactgtttgtggtgctgatcatattacaaacactgttctaactccttgatctggcgattttgtaaaagagatgttgaattttaatTGCTTCAGTGCggcttcaatgtttgcttttcagtgttgcttgccatacattttgcaagtccatagatattgcaccaaggctaactaataactcaatggtgctgatatgtgctaataatgtgtaatttttccaattgggaggtttttgggggaccagtaaacaactataaaggcttagcagtcataaaatactgagcaaataaactgagagctaattaaatacacttaattagatcaggcaaacatgttgtgaaagtaattatatcgagaaggtcgtatctgcaatagctaccctatacataatcttaaaaataaagcacttgacagctattgcataaaccctacctagatgtgtttttacaattttgtataagagataaagtacacattatgggtttagggcaagaaaaccctatctgcaatagctgccaggtgtaaaatgtgtacaatatagaatgcagaaattacccaaatgtctatggagcagctatCACTGCAAACCCAGAACGTCTAAATTCATCAAAACTTCTAGTATTGGAGATTGGATATGAATCTAGAGTATTAGCCTTTGTTAAActgatactggacaaaattacttatggaaacaattattatagacacattcatgGTCTGCTAGCTCCCTCCCAATTGGTTTGATAtacactttttctgaagatcactaactattattcaatgttgattgttgtacaactatatgtaaaattactgctcaaataatactattaataacatcaccattgaaatccatgcttattgtttgctagcaattcactgaactggaaattgctcctttgcaatgatttataagagcccataatgttacccatgtttgcttcttattccagaaccacccatgtgtaaaatgcaccctatgctgttttgggcttatagtgtctaattttgagtctatttatcagactacatttgaggtctgatcttctggattgtatactccccaaatagtggtctaaatttgtgcctatatttagtaattaatccctcattgttactgccaaaccaattttAGAGGATCTGCTGAAATATAGGGTGGTGCGTTTAAACATGGCCTATCTCCCATCATGTTCAGTATACTCTAGCATTATACGTGAAGGCAACAGACTATGGGCAATTACGTTATGCATAGACAAGGTGACAGCCTCCACAGTGCAAGTTGAATCATGAATATTGGTGATGTTTTTCAGATTTTACAGCGATTTTAGTGAATTGTGATACCGGAAGTAACTACTGCATGTTGTAGGGTTTTATAGGGATAGGATTTTATGTAAACAATGACCggcaaaaaaaggaaaacaagCTGAGCGTAATCGGGTAATTAAGTTACGTATGAAAGGCTACAGTATTACTGAAGTGGCTAAAAGCTCAAAATCGTTCAACATCGTGGGTTTGGGAGAAGCGacattggccaactttgaagaataaaaaacgcaacaaaaaaaaatcaagatttttaacATGGCAGCCTCCACAGTGCAAGTTGAATCATGAAAATTGGTGACATTTTTCAGATTTCACAGCAAATTTAGTGAATTGTGATAAGTTTATAGGTAGGTAAATAAAACTAAATGAAATAATTATGCTTGGAtggttattattgtttattattgtttacaatatacaaaataaaatatggtGGGCCATGTTTCAACGCACCACCCTATATAGGCACTTTGGGTTTGCAGTGTATGGTCCTTAaccctcaatataattgtttcttgtttttcttctcacccagttgtttgtctccaagataagtacttagtggtccaattaacattattgttatcttattgactatgcagctcgtaaaaatttggccctgctttatattaaggtgagacaggtgtaatcggtttttgtgtgaagatcatagaaatttaaaacttggtacaaagtaattgatataaacaaaaaatactcaaatgttaagcatattaattaactaatttgcatatttaattagggaaaatgagctacagcaccattggtgctcttgttttcaGTGTAActcaatttaatttcaaatacatactccctgtgtgaaagatggtTAAGTTTTCCATAggatgtgtaaaataaaatggccaaatgttttaggcctattatacagtGTTCTACTCTTAGAAAGTGTGAAATAATGCAAAACGAAACTACTCTAGGGGTTAAGGTACCTTGCACGTGAACACGATATGTTTTATGGTGAAAATCTGTAATCCAACACATATTTTTCACAGATTTCTCAACCAGTCACAGATCATGTGTTTTGTAGAAACATGTTTCCTAGTGATTTTGTTTTTCCTATagattttgtttttcctttttacaAAAGGGGAAAATAGAAAACAATGCTgccataagcctttttgaaatatggcgcgCACAAAtagagagggcgtactttgaagagAGTAATCTTGTGTCcggctgagaagcatacaaaagattacagacggtgatggaagcgatatcgccaattttgaggtcgccattggattaacacataatcatgaaatcttcacaaacaattctaaatttgttatgtggtgtcaaagcaaaattatcttactctaaaaccgtcggggtacgacaatgtaccacactgcaagtatgttaattttccatttgtaattgttaACCGTGTATttggaatggggctgtcagccctgtatcttcgccagcctcgtacgtcacgtgttgcgcttcctatgccgcctgaaagattactcacttcaaaatACGCCCTCAACTTTTGTGCCTGCCATATTTCAAAAACGGCTTATGATTTCTGAGTGTCATTCCACCAGCATATAGGCGTTGCTTCAAACACAGCTGTAGGCTATCATGGTTCTACCACATTgtctcttttttttgtttttatacacTATATACTCCGAGACACCATGCTATATCCTGAaaactgctaaaaacccagtgacagctcacaacctactaaccgctgtccccgagaaaaaaaaagctttttctcGGGGATAGCGGTTAGTGAGTTAAGCAGTTCTCGGGGTATAGCGTGTCTATGAGTAAAGCgtgtaaaaagaaagaaataaggccCCGAGGTAGGGCTACATCTATTGTCCCATATCACGGGTGATACCAATGTATCATGTACGCGTTTCCAATATTTTAATAATCTGacgtttaatgttattaaaactttttaaaagaagttttaAAAACACTATTTGCTGGGTTGTAACTGCACCATATgacatgttttctggaagaactaggcctacttctttttcctgttttgatattattttattagaaATCTATCATATTATTGGGTGATAATGgagtattccagttaaaatccatacaccccctgtcatGCCCGTGGAATCTCCCGCACGTTGTGTCCCAAACAGGtggtgtagatgtcaaatggagtcgcccatttacCTGATTGACAGCCCCATCCCCAACTCTaacctatcaaaatgcagatttaggTATCAAGTGAcagttcatatttttctcattaacatattgaaatcaggtgttccaaatcggtacagttccgaagaaatcgtcaacaaactgtcgaattagtctcatctgtggtataccacgttttcgACTAATtaagcagttttttgatgatatcttcggaaataacgatttggaactcctaatgttaatgagaaaattaGGATCGTTcaattgatatcaatttattacgtgaTCATGATTAGCATTAATAAAAACaccgtagactaccaatatcacgctgtataaaatggcagtaattccataaagaattagtcgcatttacaaggaacatttacatgtttgttcattttgcatgaatgcttcaAAGGGACAACATttcatgttatacataagttttaaagaatttgattttccaattaTATCAGGGCACCTTCctttaagatattaattaataatattaatttttcattccctgtgtggaaaatattAAGGTAGtgttttccacaggggtgtatgttttttaactggaatagtcaaATGTGTGTAATAGCTTTGTATTAAGTAAAAAAAAACTATGTACATAATATTACTTGGTATCAGATGATGCAGATAccagttttgaaatatttgaatgtATTTCCAGCAACAGAGCTGTTTGCAATTGCAATTATTATTATAGCAATTAAATGCCAAAACCATATGAAATCATTTGTTTTGATGCACTTGTTTACCGTTGATTGAATGAAAAaagtatattatatatttttctttctttgactGACAGAAAAATTTTACTTAGCCGCCATCTTGCATTTAACCCCCTTAATCCCATTAGAAAAATTAGCAACATGGTTCATTTGATTCAGTGGTCCATGGATATTGGATTTCAGGTCAAAAAACAGCAGAGTAACACTTAAAACGAACAATTGAACACTTAATAAAACTTGTTCGTACAGTGAAGACGTTTATGTTTGTAAGATGTTTATGTTTGTAACAAAAGATAGAAAAGCGTgcttttaacactatcttgtgttaaagaacataaacatcttcatatttttttacgtcttttagtgtttataaattaacacccctataccttccctgtacaaacaagtgtttatcaTAAGTGTTGCTCTACTCTGCTGTTTGTAAAGTGtattaataaatacataatgataaataaatgaatgagaaAGCAGGTATTACAGTTTCAAAATACAGGTAAGGAATACGTGCCCATACCCAAAAAAGAGTCTaccatctaaattagctaaaaatttaggacatgttacaaaactatattttctagaatttcagagagtacaaacaatattggccggttatttttcatacagtgacattaactaggcaatgccgtaacatacactgtttgtataggtcacgcgtcaatggtgagagcacggTGTATTGTATAATTAGAGGAAAACAAAcagtaaagcagtatacagactttttattgtacgtacaatattgtatgtacaatatgtacgttatttaatctattgccattctatttccagtaatgtttaagttctaacgaatgtttgatgacgtaaaatcgataatatatttctgctagatattgtatgtaacatattatcgatttttcgtcatcaaacattcgttagaacttaaacattactggaaatagaatggcaatagattaaataacgtacatattgtacatacaatattgtacgtacaatactcggagtctgtatacgacTTAACTGCAGTAAGCACAATTTCATCGCTCTAGCTCCTTCACTTCTAggtgttttcaaaaaactttttgtttTGATACCCCCTCTTAGTTATTATATAACCTGTATTTTTGAAACACTGTTTGGCGTAACCAATGGTAACGATTTGGTTGATAATTGGAATTGAAACAAGCGCTCCTATTCATGCGTGCCATTTTAATAGATGAATGTGCATTATTGTCATTATAATATTATGATACGATATACCACACTGTTCAGCACTGCACACAATGGtgtacattttgtttaaaaagatattttgaaaacatgcgaaaacTTTACCTATAGACTCCGATGCGCTCTAAACGTTATTGCCGATTTTTCGAgttattttgtcaaaaaaagtgcaatattgtcaaaaatgaaatcgacgttttagtattatatatgtaaaacttaataTTATTCACAAAACGTCATTTAAAAACGGTAAGACATTCATGCTTGCTAAAAGTGTAACTGGTGCATGGTCTTAATTGGCATCTTTTTGCCCCCAATGTATCCAAAATATCTGCTGTTAGTGCGCTAAACATTCAATATAATTTCTGAATGACATTCCGacttcaaatctttgttttgtttgtcaGTAGGGCCTATGCGCTATATGTATGataaaattgaacttgaataAAGAAACTCGATAGAACGTAAACGCAGGAATAAACTGCATGGAAGGAAGAGAGAAAAAAAGTGGGAGAAAACGGAAAGatataaacaaagaaagaaagtgggagaacgaaagaaagaaccgGAGACAGAAAAGAGAGAAAACGATATGGGGAcattacgaggggcggtcaataagttcgtagaacaaggtagaCCTACTCGATAGAGTATTCAAATTCTTTCCATCCCACTCTTGAATTGAtattttttcttgaaaccttttaTTGCTCCATGAGTCACTCTTCAGTAAAGGCTGGCACAAGGTTCCATTCATGATGACACTGTTAATACACAAGCTGGCACAAGGTTCAATTCTCAATTAAGTGTCCATTTGCTGATTATCAACATGTAAAACTTCATAAAACAGATGTATCTCCATTCGAAACCACATGTAAATTCAAAATTCGCTGTGTAAACAGTTGTCACTGTGATGCAATTGCCCTTTCTGTATGTGACTGCATGACTTTGTAATAATATCATAATCTTAGGATTCCATTTCAAGTAGAAGACACAACTTGCTGATTGGACGATCAAGCGTTGCGGTTGTTGTCCTCACAGATGCACTACGTACAGGTCCTTTGCTTCCAAACTTAATCCTTTCAATGATTCCTATTGGCCAGGAATTGCGGGGAGCTGTGTTGTCTGCAATAAGCACTATATCTCCAACTGCTAGGTTTCTTTGAGGTTCGCTTTCTTTGTAACATAGGTAAATACTCAgcgaccacagaattagagaaggagaaccgggactccctataccgccacgtactatcgcgccgtcagctatggggagaaaattgggggtattcgggtccttgccgacggtgcgcggagacgaacgaaaacaattctgcgtctcatctgtagCGTgttgcaggtcgcatcaagtgcgtctctcaaatgcgcccatcatctatgtcgcgcttgcatgacaacgaatgcctcgagcgcattccgagggaaaccgaatacccccaatttttgctccatgccagAACATATCCTCCATGAACTGTATTTGCCTCCACCGACGTCTGGAATACAAGTCTCTCTCATTGAACACTCCTGGGCGGATGTAGTCTGGATTACGCAGTTGAagcaagtggttttttttttttttcacatggtttttttttttattattcattttgcttttagattaaacaggacaaaagacaaataacttgagaaaaaataaataaaagatagaaagaataaaaacaacacacaaatacaaaagcatctctaATATCACTAGTACGATACaatattatacatatttttaaattcgtttaaatactttgtttgtccgtgggcacatgagaaagacaataataattaatatgttatacttatatataattactttgttgttacattattttcttacacaaaaccttcccatttcatacgaaagatattcaatttatttattctctgaaaacaagctttttcttcttcaattttttacttaaaaatgtgagaacgtggcgatatatggtttctcatttgaaaacctgttcctaaataaataatacttagcaCTCAGAATAATATAATTAAGCACTTTGAACCTTGAATGGAAGCAAGTGGTTAGGAGTCAACACTTCATAGTCTCTTGGGTCTTCTGACATTCTTGTCAAGGGTCTGGAATTCACTTCATAGTCTCTTGGGTCTTCTGACATTCTTGTCAAGGGTCTGGAATTCACTTCATAGTCTCTTGGGTCTACTGACATTCTTGTCAAGGGTCTGGAATTCACTTCATAGTCTCTTGGGTCTACTGACATTCTTGTCAAGGGTCTGGAATTCACTTCATAGTCTCTTGGGTCTTCTGACATTCTTATCAAGGGTCTGGAATTTATAGTTGCTTCCACTTCACACATTAAAGTGTAAAGCTCTTCATCGGTTCTTGCCACTTTCAAATGCCGCTCAGACAACATGGCATGGCGGATTTTTCTGACTGTAAGGATCATCCGTTACCACACTCCTCCATGGTGCGATGCTGTGGGAGTGTTGAATTTCCAGTTAATCTCATGGGTGGATGCTAACATCTGAATAGTATTGTGATCAAATGCTTTGAATGCTTCATGTAGCTCACGGGTGGTGCCCACGAAATTGCTGCCATTGTCCGAGACGATCTCCTTCACTATTCCTCTTCTGGATATAAATCTTCTCAGGGCGTTTATACAGGAACTGGTGGTCATGCTATCTGCAACCTCTGTGTGCACCGCACGACTGTTCAAACAAGTAAAACACACCCCGTAGCGCTTTACTGTTGATATTCCACGTTTGATCTCGTACATGTCGTACGGACTGAAGTAGTCAACCCTGTGTAAGTGAACGGTGGGTCATCTGGCCTAACACGCTGGGCAGGTAGGTCAGCCATCATTTGTTGGTTTAACTTACAGCGCTGTTTCTGCAAATTAGAGATTTGTTCATCAGTTGCTTCACTTTCACACCGGCCCCCAGTATCCAATGTTTCTGTCTCAAAGTGGCTAGGCATGATTTCTGCCTTGGTGATTACATTGGCGATGAACATAATCCAAGATTATATCAGAAACATGGTGGTATCTAGGAAGTACCAGTTGGTGCTTGGCATCTTCTGGTATCTGCGCATTACTCAGTCTTCCTCCTACCCGCAAAACTCCATTACTTAGTATCGGATCCAGATTCAACATAGGACTTCCGCTTTGGATCTTCAATGCCGGTGCAGTATTTGcattcttttcttctttgtcTTCATTTGTGGTCCCTTTCTTTACTGGTTTGCTACACGTCTGTAAGGCTGTAACTTCTTTAGGAAACGCTTTCTGCTGGACCGTCTTCATAATGACCTCTTCCGCCCTTTGTAGTTCTTCCACTGTCAGGTTATTGGGCTCTAGTTTAACTTCTTGTTTCTTGGACTTCTGCAGCAGGACTTGTTTAAGACGACGCCACCATGCTACCATTCTTTTCAACTTCATCCAATTAGAATAGTAGTGGATGATTCTGGTCACATGGTCTTGTGGCCAGTTGACAGGCTTTCTGGTTCTGTTGATTCTGACTTTGGCCATTCATCTTCTTCTTTCCATAGGAAATGTGGACCGTTGAACCATCTGTCACACTTCAGCAGCCTTGTCATCGAAAGTCAACGGGAACAATCATCTGCTGGGTTATCATGTGTAGGTACATAATGCCATTGTAACAATTCAGATGCTTTCCTCATCTCTTCAACTCTGTTGGCCACAAATGTGTGGAAATGGGAGGAATCGTTTCCGATGTATCTCAACACTGTCAAACTATCCGTCCAAAAGTGGCTATCAATCTGCTGCTCTTCATTCCCGGTTCTCCAGTCATTCTTCAACTTGAAGTCTACTCTGACTGCAGTCACAACTGCTGTTAAACCCAGTCTGGGTATGGTGATCTGCTTCAATGGCCTGACTCTGGCCTTAGCCATCAGGAAGGAACAAGGTACTGTTGGTCCCTCTGTGTATCTGACATAGCTCACTGCACCATATCCTCTTTCACTACTATCAGCGAAGTGATGGAACTGGCTTCAGCTTGGGAAGATCTTTGGGCAATCTGCTCCATTCATGGGCTTCTTGTTGTGGAATGTTGTCTTATATATCACATCATTTATTGAGCGctatatcaaaatattatcaCAACGCTGTACAATAGCAAATAACATGgttaaaaacacaataatataaaattatacagcaaaataaatatcacttacatgtacaacaataattattaaaaagcaaCACGATAAATCATCAATAGaccatattaacatgattaaaatacaaGAGGTACAATTTTAAAAACCCCAAAGCaattataatgataaaataaatgtaggctaaTACCAAGGATGCacataaagaacaaaacattattgagatggaaaaaggtgagtttttaacaatttcttgaaaatattgacTGAGGGTGTAAGGCGGATATGGAGGGGGAGCAAGTTCCATAGGCGTGGGGCAGCAACATTGAAGGCGTGGTCCCCTATTGACAGTCGAGTACGAGAAAATTACTACTAGAGCGCAAATTTTCCCTGCTTGGTTTGTACTGAATGAGT
Above is a genomic segment from Amphiura filiformis chromosome 10, Afil_fr2py, whole genome shotgun sequence containing:
- the LOC140162001 gene encoding uncharacterized protein, yielding MAKARVRPLKQITIPRLGLTAVVTAVRVDFKLKNDWRTGNEEQQIDSHFWTDSLTVLRYIGNDSSHFHTFVANRVEEMRKASELLQWHYVPTHDNPADDCSR